ATTTCTTTTATCTTGATAATAATATCAGGATCTTCAATGTCTTCTACAAGAAAAACGTCTGGTAATTCAATGTTGTCAATCGCTAGAGATCGATCGGAGCAAATTGTAACCAAACCATGAATATTATAGTTAAATACCATTATTCCACTCACCTTAGCAAGGACCGATAAAGTTCACTATATTGCTTTACAATAGAATTTGGATAAAAAGTCTCTAACTGATTAGTTGAGTATTGCAAAGTATTTTTATCATCATCAAATACGTCAATGATAGCATTTGCCAAGCCAACAGAATCCATTTTCGGAACTAGCATCTTGTCATTCCCCAAAACTTCAGGGATGCCCCCTACATTTGTAGCAACTATATTTTTTGAGAAATACATTGGATCAAATAAGGCAATACCAAAAGCTTCTTCAATTGCAGGCAAACAAAATATATCACAAGCTTTTGTCAATATAAGCTTTTCTTTATCTGTGATGTATCCCAAAAAGATTACATTCTTGTCTATTTTTTTGCTTTGACATAGCCTCTCTAAATTTTCTTTTTCTGGTCCAGTACCCGCAATTACTAAAAGCGCAGTTGGATGTTTATCTAGGACAGTAACCATGGCTTCAATGAGGTAATTTAAACCCTTTTGAAGATGAAGTCTTGATACCGATAGAATAATTTTTGAGCTGTGTTTTATGCCGTATTTAGCTTTTAAATCGATTTCATCGGAATTCGTGATTTCTATATTTGGCGGATTGAAAATATTGTGTATCACTTCTATTTTGTTTTCAGAGCTTCCTGAGCACAAAGCGTCATTTTTCATCGAGTTGCTTACTAGGACGTGTTTGTCACAGTATCTTAGTGTAAATTTTATTAGATAGCTTTTGATTTTACTTCTCCTTAAACCATAATCAATGCTTTCAACCAATTGTATGTCTTCTCCATGAGATGTTATAACTACAGGAGCTTTGTGAATTGGCTTGGTTATGACTGCCAAAAATCCAGATGAAAATGCAAAATGAGCATGAATGATATCAGGTTTAATTTTTAAAACATTGCTGATAAACCTATAAAGCATTCTGCTTCCATCCTGGAAAACATTCGTATCCTTTTTCCTTAAAGAAATGTTTACAAGAGGATATTTACCGTAAGATTCGATGAACCCATTTGCTTCATAAGGAGTAAACAAAGAAACTTCATTACCATTTTTGGATAATTCTTCAGCCAGCCATTTAACCTGATATTCTGCTCCACCGACCTGTGGGAAAAATGTCGTAGTTAACATAGCAATTTTATTTTTACCATTCATAACAATCAAACATTTAATTCTCACTTAAAAATTCATTATACCACATAGTATAGCATAGGCATTTCCATAATAAAACACTATAATCTCCCTTTCCTGCACGATGCCTTTCACGTATTTTCTGGATCTCACTATTATTCAAGTAAGGTGTGCTATTAATTTTTTCTTCAGATAGGAACTCATCGAGTGTGTCTTTCTCAAACCATTCCCTAATTGGAACATCGAAACCATGTTTTTTTCTTTCCATAACTTCTTTTGGCAAGAGATCATTAGCACAGAGCTTTAACAAATGTTTATTAAGCATTAAATTTGGAGGGATGGTAGACGTCAGTTCTAGCAAATTGTGGTCTAAAAAAGGAACACGTGCTTCAAGGGACGTAGCCATGGTCATCTTGTCTACTTTCATTAAAAGATCATCCGGCAACCAGTAATTGATGTCGAACTTCAACATTGATTTCAAATAGTTGTCGTATTCATAAAAAAGATCAAGTGGAAGATTGGTATCATCAATTTGCAGGATGTTAGGATTGAGATGACCATTATCCCTCAGTTTCAAACGGTAGTAATAACTGTTTTTTTGTCCATTTCGAGAACCTGCATACAATGCGTACTTCTTGATTTTACTTTCTTCGATTATGCTGCCTAGTCTAAAAGCAGAGTTTTTGAGTACGCGAGGTAAATATTTTGAGAAATTATGAGCTTTCAATTCAGATTGATATCTCCCATATCCTGCAAATGCCTCGTCACCGCCTTCACCACTTAATATCACTTTTACTTTTTTCCTTGCAGTTTCAGATATCAGGTATGTGGGTAATATTGCAGGGTCTGCTAGAGGTTCATCAAGATGGTATATCAGCTTGGGCAAAACAGAAGTGTTTTCAATATCAACCCATTCTTCAGTATGATCAGTTCCAAAGTGTTCTGCAATCCTTCTCGAATAAGGAGTCTCATCATAATCTGAACCATAAAAACCAACAGAGAAAGTCTTTATTGGTTCATTAGACAATTCACTTGCAAATGACGTTATTATAGAAGAGTCCAATCCGCCTGAAAGGAAGGAGCCAATTGGAACATCGGCAACAAGTCTTTTTCGTACAGATTCCTTAAGAATTTCAAGAATTTTGTCTTTAAAGTAGCCTTCACTACCTTCTGATGTTGTAAAATCTAAATTCCAATAGCTATTTGCATGGAATCCGTTTGCTCCGATTTTAATGAAGTGGCCTGGTTTTAGTTTAAAGATACCTCTAAACATTGTCAAGGGCGCTGGTACATATCGAAATGTAAAATACTCACTTAGGGCTTCTTCCTTTATTTCTGGCTTAAGACCATATTCGATAAGGGATTTGATCTCGGAGCCAAAAATGAGTTTATCTTCAAAAAGAGAATAATACAATGGTTTTATGCCCAAACGGTCACGTGCAAGAAACAGTTCTTTTTTTTCAGTATCCCATAATGCGATTGCAAACATTCCGTTAAACTTGTTCAGGCAATCATTTCCATACTCCTCGTATGCATGAACAATTGTTTCGGTGTCTGAATTTGTACTAAAAATGTGGCCTCTTTTTTCTAGGTCTTCTCTTAACTCTCTGAAATTATATATCTCCCCATTGAAAACGACAACTATGCTTCCATCTTCGTTAAAAACGGGCTGGTGCCCTCCTGAGAGATCTATTATGCTTAATCTGCGCATTCCAATAGAGATTTGCTCATCTACATAGTAGCCAGCGTCATCGGGTCCTCGATGCTCAATGACATCGCACATTTTTCTCAAAAGATGTTGATCTGACAGTCCGTAGACGCCTGCTATGCCGCACACTCAAGCATCACCTTTGTACCCATTTAGAATGCGCTCAGCTTTTGACGCTGTTCTGCTGTCTGTGGCAGTCATAAGATCAACTCTCTTTGCAATGTACTTGTTAATGCGGTTTTTAATCCATGGTCCTTCTAAAGCACCTTCTCCCCGGAAGCTGATAACTGACTGATTTCCTTTGTGCTTGGAAAGAAATGTGGAGATCAATCCGCCTTCCCAATTTCGTCCATCTACAACATCAAAAGCATCCAATGAAAGACCTTTAAGGCAACCTAAAGTACTATAGCAGAATCGTGACAAGGACTCTCCTTTTACGTATTTGACTCGATAATAATTCACACCTTCTAGCTGCCCATCCTTAGATCCTCCAATTCCGGTAGATATGACAGAAACATCACATTTTTGTGACAATCTTTTTGATAATTCATGAACTTGCCGACCTGCCCCAGACAACTGATAAGGTGGTGAATAAAGAGAGCAATAGCAAATACTATCGACATCTTTTCCACAAAGATCAGAATAAAGGGCATATACCTTATCCGCAACAACATCAAAGGAAAAATGACTCTCAGTATAGTCCCTGATTGTATTTCTATCAAGATACGCGTATTTTAAGATTCCATCTGCAATTTGGCTTGGGTTTTTAATTTCAGCAACAAACCCAACATCATCTGTTATTACCTCGCTTCCCGCTCCAACATGAGTTGTTACAATTGGCAACCCACAAGCCATTGCTTCAAGCATAGAATTTGAAAAACCTTCCATCGAAATTGAAGGCAATACGAAAATGTCCATAGCATTGAGAAGTTTAGACAAGTTTTCATGTGGGACTTTTCCTAAAATGCAAACTTTACCGTTTAAACCGGAAGCTTCTATTAGCTTTGCAATTTCGCTTTTTTGAGGTCCGTCCCCTGCTAGAAACAGCTTAAAAGGGAGATCAATGTAGTCAAGTGATTTGATTAAATAACGTAATCCCTTTTCTTCAGAAAAACGTCCTACATAGATTATATTAATGCCATCAGCAAGATCAGTTTCAAAATTTCTTTCAAACCATTTCCGTTGAACGTCCTTATTGTATATTTTGAATTGAGTTGTATCTACTCCGTTTGGAACCACATTAACCTGATTTACATTCATGCTTGCTTGGCTCCTGTAAGAGATGAAGAAAACAATTCTATTGACTTGAAAGCGTATCCTAAACTAACAACAAATGTAAAAAGAATCAAAAAGAATATTTGAATTAATGGTCCGAGTCCCATACTACGAACAGCCTTTACTCTTCCATAGATCCCTGGATTTATCAGTCTCTTGAGGAAATCACTCTCAACATCCATGGAATAACCCATATTTGCCATCATTTTTTTGGAGTATCCCTGCCAAAACGCTCTTCTCAACAAAAACTTAAGCCTAGTGCGACTTTTAAAAATCTTGTGGTGGACAATTGCATGAGGATTATACATTACCCCTTTACCGAAAAGCTTTTTCATGCGCTCACAAATTTCAGTTTCTTCAGCTTGAAGGGCCCCTTTACCTTTAATTCCCATATCTCCTTTAAACCCTTCAAATTCGTCAAGAACTTCTTTTTTGAAACTGATGTTTGAACCAAAGGTGTTCCGAACTTCGGTAACTTTTTCAGGAAATCCTTTGTGTGTTGCGCCAATCATCCAGTAAAACTCCTCTGGAAGAAAATCAGCTTTTCCATCTACCCATAGTGGAAATAATTTCCCGCCAGCAGCAATGGCATCATATTTATCGTACATGCGCACAAGCTCACTGATCCAATTTTTTTCTGCAATTGCATCGTCATCAAAAAATGCGAGCACATCTCCAGTAGCTACCGCAATTCCCCGATTCCTGCTTTCAGAAAGTCCAAGGTTCTTTTTATTGAGCAGGACCTTCATTTTCAATTGGTTGAGTTCTTTGTATTTTATTATTTTTTCATAGAATTCTTTGTTTCCATCCACCACAGCTATGATTTCGACATTTCGGAAATCTTGATCAAAGAGACTCTCTATTGCTTCTATGAAATCATCATAGCGGCCAATATCATAAGCACACACTATAACAGATACAAGCATAAACAAATTACCTCGTCAATTATGCCAAGAAGTTTGCTTCAGTAATCTAATATTTAATTGTTTGGAGTTGCACCACTAAGGCATGTGTTAAATGTAGATAACCTTTGTTCCAATTTGAAGGGATGCTACAACTGTTAACATATAATGCATCCGTTCTCAAAATGGCTTTTCATAATACTTATATCCTATTATATAATCATATAATGCAAAACTCATAACAGATAACGGCAAGTGGAATATATGGATATTGAAAACAGGAAAAAGCAGCTTCTCAGTAGTTTACCCTATATCCTAGGAGTAACTATTTCGTTTATAATTGCGCTATCCATCAGACTACGTCCATCAGCAAGTGTTTTCCTTTCAAATGGATTCGTACGGTTTGGGGGTAACGATCCATGGTATCATTTAAGAAATGTAGATTATATTTTGAACAATTTCCCTAATATACTATGGTTTGATGCTTATACACAGTATCCTTATGGCACGTCTCAGGTTTTTGCACCCCTTTATGATGTCTTTTTGGCGCTAATTATATGGATACTTGGATTTGGAAATCCTAGCCAAGAACTTATCCACACAACAGCGGCTTATTATCCTGCATTTTTAGGCGCACTTGTTGTAATTCCAACATATTTTGCTGCGAAGTGGTTATTTGATCGTAGAGTAGGTTTACTTGCGTCTTTTTTGATTGCAGTTGCACCAGGACAGTTCCTTTCAAGGTCAATAATAGGCTTTAACGATCACCACATTGCTGAGACACTATTGACCACCATTATTGTTATGTTCTTGATAATGGCTTTAAGGACATTGAAGGAGCATCCAATTAGTTTTGCAAACTTGAAAAATCATGAATTCAGTGCATTAAAACCGGTTCTACCGTATATCATTCTTGCAGGTATCTCTTTGGGTGCATATTCTCTTGCATGGCTGGGAGCAGTCTTTTTCAGTTTCATAATTGGGATATACATAACGGTGCAACATGTTGTAGACCATATGCACAAACGGTCAACTGATTATTTGGCAATCACTGGTGTAGTTGTTTTTGCAATTGCATTGTTGATGGTACTTTTGGTACCAGAACTTCGTGGAAGATCTTTATTGATGAGAGGTCTAGCTGGTGGAATTGTTGCATTCCCCATTCTTACTTTAATTTCCATGGAGCTAAATAAAAGGAATCTTAAGAATTACTACTATCCACTTTCAATTTTACTTTTATCTGTAATTGTGGTTGCAGCTGCAAAAATACTGTCTCCACCTACTTACTCACTGGTTACAAGCCTGGCAAGTTATTTCACGCTTACTGGGGGCGGATTAACAGTTGCAGAAGCCTCGCCTCTTCTCATACAAGGTGGTGTTTTCACTCTCCAACCAATTTGGTACAATTTTGCCCTTGCAGGAGTATTTTCTTTCATAGCGCTTGCAATTCTGGCTTATGTTGCTATCTACAAACACAACAATCGGGAACAAACATTTTTGATTGTCTGGTCAGTAATGATCATCTGGGCGATGCTCCAGCAAAACCGCTTTGCATACTATTACTCCGTCAATGCTTCAATATTGGCTGCATATCTCGGAGTCAAAGTATTGGACTTTGCA
This genomic stretch from Methanohalophilus levihalophilus harbors:
- a CDS encoding glycosyltransferase family 4 protein; translation: MNGKNKIAMLTTTFFPQVGGAEYQVKWLAEELSKNGNEVSLFTPYEANGFIESYGKYPLVNISLRKKDTNVFQDGSRMLYRFISNVLKIKPDIIHAHFAFSSGFLAVITKPIHKAPVVITSHGEDIQLVESIDYGLRRSKIKSYLIKFTLRYCDKHVLVSNSMKNDALCSGSSENKIEVIHNIFNPPNIEITNSDEIDLKAKYGIKHSSKIILSVSRLHLQKGLNYLIEAMVTVLDKHPTALLVIAGTGPEKENLERLCQSKKIDKNVIFLGYITDKEKLILTKACDIFCLPAIEEAFGIALFDPMYFSKNIVATNVGGIPEVLGNDKMLVPKMDSVGLANAIIDVFDDDKNTLQYSTNQLETFYPNSIVKQYSELYRSLLR
- the asnB gene encoding asparagine synthase (glutamine-hydrolyzing) translates to MCGIAGVYGLSDQHLLRKMCDVIEHRGPDDAGYYVDEQISIGMRRLSIIDLSGGHQPVFNEDGSIVVVFNGEIYNFRELREDLEKRGHIFSTNSDTETIVHAYEEYGNDCLNKFNGMFAIALWDTEKKELFLARDRLGIKPLYYSLFEDKLIFGSEIKSLIEYGLKPEIKEEALSEYFTFRYVPAPLTMFRGIFKLKPGHFIKIGANGFHANSYWNLDFTTSEGSEGYFKDKILEILKESVRKRLVADVPIGSFLSGGLDSSIITSFASELSNEPIKTFSVGFYGSDYDETPYSRRIAEHFGTDHTEEWVDIENTSVLPKLIYHLDEPLADPAILPTYLISETARKKVKVILSGEGGDEAFAGYGRYQSELKAHNFSKYLPRVLKNSAFRLGSIIEESKIKKYALYAGSRNGQKNSYYYRLKLRDNGHLNPNILQIDDTNLPLDLFYEYDNYLKSMLKFDINYWLPDDLLMKVDKMTMATSLEARVPFLDHNLLELTSTIPPNLMLNKHLLKLCANDLLPKEVMERKKHGFDVPIREWFEKDTLDEFLSEEKINSTPYLNNSEIQKIRERHRAGKGDYSVLLWKCLCYTMWYNEFLSEN
- a CDS encoding glycosyltransferase family 4 protein, with the translated sequence MNVNQVNVVPNGVDTTQFKIYNKDVQRKWFERNFETDLADGINIIYVGRFSEEKGLRYLIKSLDYIDLPFKLFLAGDGPQKSEIAKLIEASGLNGKVCILGKVPHENLSKLLNAMDIFVLPSISMEGFSNSMLEAMACGLPIVTTHVGAGSEVITDDVGFVAEIKNPSQIADGILKYAYLDRNTIRDYTESHFSFDVVADKVYALYSDLCGKDVDSICYCSLYSPPYQLSGAGRQVHELSKRLSQKCDVSVISTGIGGSKDGQLEGVNYYRVKYVKGESLSRFCYSTLGCLKGLSLDAFDVVDGRNWEGGLISTFLSKHKGNQSVISFRGEGALEGPWIKNRINKYIAKRVDLMTATDSRTASKAERILNGYKGDA
- a CDS encoding glycosyltransferase family 2 protein, translating into MLVSVIVCAYDIGRYDDFIEAIESLFDQDFRNVEIIAVVDGNKEFYEKIIKYKELNQLKMKVLLNKKNLGLSESRNRGIAVATGDVLAFFDDDAIAEKNWISELVRMYDKYDAIAAGGKLFPLWVDGKADFLPEEFYWMIGATHKGFPEKVTEVRNTFGSNISFKKEVLDEFEGFKGDMGIKGKGALQAEETEICERMKKLFGKGVMYNPHAIVHHKIFKSRTRLKFLLRRAFWQGYSKKMMANMGYSMDVESDFLKRLINPGIYGRVKAVRSMGLGPLIQIFFLILFTFVVSLGYAFKSIELFSSSLTGAKQA
- a CDS encoding oligosaccharyl transferase, archaeosortase A system-associated, translating into MDIENRKKQLLSSLPYILGVTISFIIALSIRLRPSASVFLSNGFVRFGGNDPWYHLRNVDYILNNFPNILWFDAYTQYPYGTSQVFAPLYDVFLALIIWILGFGNPSQELIHTTAAYYPAFLGALVVIPTYFAAKWLFDRRVGLLASFLIAVAPGQFLSRSIIGFNDHHIAETLLTTIIVMFLIMALRTLKEHPISFANLKNHEFSALKPVLPYIILAGISLGAYSLAWLGAVFFSFIIGIYITVQHVVDHMHKRSTDYLAITGVVVFAIALLMVLLVPELRGRSLLMRGLAGGIVAFPILTLISMELNKRNLKNYYYPLSILLLSVIVVAAAKILSPPTYSLVTSLASYFTLTGGGLTVAEASPLLIQGGVFTLQPIWYNFALAGVFSFIALAILAYVAIYKHNNREQTFLIVWSVMIIWAMLQQNRFAYYYSVNASILAAYLGVKVLDFAGWKDVDNPFKEATDGIGRWFKQIKPLHVVSLIIMVLILAYPSYDIADQQTRGTGGPNGYWIEATMWLNSNTPDPGLDYYESYDVIDSGELYPYPDTAYGVMSWWDYGHWIEVIGHRIPNANPFQQGVGGRRNSIDEENQPGASTFFTAQSEGEATAVLEAVHPDPDKAGARYVVSDVEMATGKFYAMAAWTLDTNDYYVGVQTDQGTQTVPGERYFNSMESRLHIFDGNGLEQYRLVHETPAASTAEIGYKQVYNVLFSNGNNIEESNTGYVKIFEYVEGATIAGEAPEGEIVTISTTIKTSTGRTFLYSQSMVSDGAFEFVVPYSTLGSLAGETQFDTMPVSQYAVTYGDVVEKVDVAERDVLDGNVIEL